TGCCAGGCGCCTTCTACTTCCTGCGCGAAACCCAATTGCCGCCGATGGACGCCCTGCGCAAGCACGGCGTGAAGATTGCCATCGCCAGCGACCTCAACCCTGGCACCTCGCCGGCCCTGTCAGTGCGCCTGATGCTGAACATGGCCTGCACCCTGTTCCGCATGACCCCCGAAGAAGCCCTGGCCGGCGCCACGCAGCACGCGGCTGCCGCGCTGGGCATGGGCGACACCCATGGTTCGCTGGAAGTGGGCAAGGTTGCGGATTTTGTCGCCTGGCAGATCGATCGCCCCGCCGACCTGGCCTATTGGCTGGGCGGCGAGCTGGATAAACGCATCGTACGCCATGGCGTCGATGTCACTGTTTAACTGCGTTTGTGACTGCATTTGTAAATAGGGAGCATCGTTGTGGATAAGGTTCTGACATTCAAGCAAGGCCGCGTACCGCTGCTGATCAGCATGCCCCACGCCGGCCTGCTTCTGACGCCTGCGGTCGAGGCCGGGTTGATCCCCGAGGCGCAAAGCCTGCCGGACACCGACTGGCATATTCCCTTGTTGTATGACTTTGCCGAAGAGCTGGGCGCCAGCACCCTGGCGGCCGAGTATTCGCGGTTTGTCATCGACCTGAACCGACCATCCGATAACAAGCCGCTCTATGCGGGCGCCACCACCGGCCTGTACCCGGAGACGCTGTTCGATGGCGTGCCGTTGTTCCGAGAAGGGCAAACGCCGTCCGAAGCCGAGCGCGCCACCTACCTGCAGAAAATCTGGGGCCCGTATCACCGCACGCTGCAAGAAGAACTGGCGCGCCTCAAGGCCGAATTCGGCTATGCGTTGCTGTTCGACGCGCACTCGATCCGCTCCGTGATCCCGCACCTGTTCGACGGCAAATTGCCGGACTTCAACCTCGGCACCTTCAATGGCGCCGCGTGCGATCCCGAACTGGCCGGCCAGCTGGAAGCCATCTGTGCTCAGCATCCTCAGTACACCCACGTGCTGAACGGACGTTTCAAGGGCGGTCACATTACCCGCCACTACGGTAATCCGGCGCAGGATATTCATGCGGTGCAGTTGGAGTTGTGCCAGAGCACGTATATGGAAGAGGTCGAGCCGTTCCGGTATCGCCCCGACCTGGCCGAGCCGACCCAGGTGGTGTTGAAGCAATTGCTCAAAGCCTTGCTGGCGTGGGGGCAAACGCACTATCGATAAAGGCTGACGCGGGTCCAGGCGTTCAAGGACATGCTCATTGCACAATTCGGGTTTATGATGCCAGACAGCAGAATAATAGACGTCCCCCCAGGGATGGACCCGACACCCCACGGAGCGCGCAATGCAGACTTGGTACCCGCAGATCAAACCCTATGCCCGGCACGATCTGGCAGTCGATGATGTTCACACGCTGTACGTCGATGAAAGCGGCTCCCCCGAGGGCCTGCCTGTGGTGTTCATCCACGGCGGCCCCGGCTCCGGTTGCGACGCGCAGAGCCGTTGCTACTTCGATCCGAACCTGTACCGTATTGTCACCTTCGACCAGCGCGGTTGCGGGCGCTCCACACCCCGCGCGAGCCTTGAAAACAACACCACCTGGGACCTGGTCGCCGACCTTGAGCGCATCCGCGAGCACCTGGGCATCGACAAGTGGGTGCTGTTCGGCGGCTCCTGGGGATCGACGCTGTCCCTGGCCTACGCACAAACCCACCCAGAGCGCGTGCATGGCTTGATCGTGCGCGGAATTTTCCTGGCGCGTCCTCAGGACATTCGCTGGTTCTACCAGGAGGGCGCGAGCCGACTGTTCCCGGATTACTGGCAGGATTACCTGGCCCCGATCCCGTTGGAAGAGCGTCACGACATGATCGCGGCGTATCACAAGCGTCTGACCGGCAACGATCAGATCGCCCAGATGCACGCGGCCAAGGCCTGGTCCGGCTGGGAAGGGCGCATGCTGGGCCTGTGTCCGAGTCCGCAGCATGTCGAGCGCTTCTCCGAGCCGCAGCGTGCCTTGTCCATTGCCCGTATCGAATGCCATTACTTCACCAATAACTCGTTCCTGGAGCCAGACCAGCTGATTCGCGATATGCACAAGATCGCCCATCTGCCCGGGGTCATCATTCACGGCCGCTACGATATGATTTGCCCGCTGGATAACGCCTGGGATCTGCATCAGGCCTGGCCGAACAGTGAATTGCAGGTGATCCGCGAGGCGGGGCATGCCGCGTCCGAGCCTGGCATTACCGACGCGTTGGTCCGCGCAACCGGCGAAATGGCACGGCGCCTGCTTGATTTGCCGCCAGAAGAAGCATGAAGGGCCTGTTGCAACGGGTGCGAGGCGCCCGCGTCGAGGTGGCTGGCGAAATAGTTGGGGCGATTGACCAGGGTTTGCTGGTGCTGGTGGCCGTCGAACCTTCAGATACGCCCGAGAGCGCCGATAAACTGCTGCACAAACTGCTTAACTATCGAGTGTTCAGTGACGATGAGGGCAAGATGAACCTGTCGTTGAAGGATATCGGCGGTGGTTTGCTGCTGGTGTCGCAGTTCACCCTGGCGGCGGACACCAAAAGCGGGCTGCGGCCGAGCTTCTCCACGGCGGCCCCGCCGGCCCTGGGAGCGGCGCTTTTTGATCACTTGTTGTTACAAGCGCAACAATTGCATGGCAAGGTGGCATCAGGGCGTTTTGGCGCGGATATGCAGGTGCATTTGGTCAATGATGGCCCTGTGACCTTTCTCTTACAGACCTGAATGTATGAAAAACGACGTTAATGCCTAAAAACGCAGGGTTTCGCTACAAATACTTCGTTGTCCCTGATGCGTTGTCTCGCGGGCTGCTAGATAATCGCGCGCTACGGGGATCAGCGTTGTTTGGTCCATTTTTGACTTAGGTAGAGACTTGTCCGACAAACCAGTGGGGAATCATTTTGCCCCTGAGGAGTCGGAACAATGCTCGCCAACCTGGCATATAGATAGCTGGCCGTTGGTTTTTTGATCTGTTTTCGGCGAGGGTTGCTCGTGATTGTTAGTCCCTGTAATGCACCAAAATTGTCTGCCAAACGGTTACGAAACGCACTGGTGACGGGCTCTGCCCTGTTCTGCCTGTTCGGCGCGGGTCAACTGTGGGCATTCAGTCTGGACGATGTATCGGCCAAGGCAAAAGAGCTGGCTGGGCAGAAATACGAAGCTCCGCGCAGCAATCTGCCGAACGAATTCCGCGAAATGAAATTCGCTGATTACCAGAAAATTCGTTTCCGCAATGAAAAAGCCGAGTGGGCCGATCAGAACACCCCGTTCAAGCTGTCCTTCTATCACCAGGGTATGCACTTCGATACGCCGGTGAAAATCAATGAAGTCACCGCTGACAGTGTCCAGGAAATCAAGTACGACCCCAATCGCTTCGATTTCGGCGACGTGAAATTTGATCCGAAAGCCACCGAACAGTTGGGTTATGCCGGCTTCCGGGTGCTGTTCCCGATCAACAAGGCCGACAAGCAAGACGAAATCATGACCATGCTCGGCGCCAGCTATTTCCGCGTCGTCGGCAAGGACCAGGTGTATGGCCTGTCCGCCCGTGGTCTGGCGATCGACACTGCGCTGCCGTCCGGCGAAGAATTCCCGCGTTTCACCGAGTTCTGGATCGAGCGTCCGAAGCCGGGCGACAAGCACCTGGTGATCTTCGCCCTGCTGGATTCGCCGCGTGCGACCGGCGCCTACCGTCTGATTCTGCGTCCGGGCACCGACACCGTGGTCGACGTCAAATCCCAGATGTACCTGCGCGACAAGGTGAGCAAGCTGGGCGTGGCCCCGCTGACCTCGATGTTCCTGTTTGGCGCCAACCAGCCGTCCAAGGTCCTCAACTACCGTCGTGAGCTGCACGATTCCAGCGGCCTGTCGATCCATGCCGGCAATGGCGAGTGGATCTGGCGCCCGCTGAACAATCCTAAACACCTGTCGGTCAGCAACTTCAGCGTGGAAAACCCGCGTGGGTTCGGCCTGCTGCAACGCGGCCGCAACTTCAGCCACTACGAAGACCTGGACGACAACTACGACAAGCGCCCAAGCGCCTGGATCGAACCTGAGGGCGACTGGGGCAAAGGCACCGTCGACCTGGTAGAAATTCCGACCGCTGACGAAACCAACGACAACATCGTTGCCTTCTGGAGCCCGGCCGAACTGCCGGAAGTCGGCAAGCCGCTGGATGTGTCCTACCGCCTGCACTGGACGCTGGACGATGCCGCCTTCCATTCGCCGGACAGCGCCTGGGTCAAGCAGACCCTGCGTTCCACCGGTGACGTGAAGCAATCCAACCTGATCCGTCAACCGGACGGCACCGTCGCTTATCTGGTGGACTTCGAAGGCCCGGCCCTGAAGAAGCTGCTGCCCGACGCTCCGGTGCGCAGCCAGGTGAGCGTTGGCGACAACGCCGAACTGGTCGAAAACAGCGTGCGCTACAACGAGCACACCAAAGGCTGGCGCCTGACCCTGCGCATGAAGATCAAGGACGCGAGCAAGCCGACTGAAATGCGTGCGGCGCTGGTGCAAGAGATCGCACAGGCTGAGCCCGAGCAGGTGTCGACTCACGTGCTCAAGGCTGACAAGGTCCTGGCCAAGCAACACGAGAAACAGGCCAAGAAAGACGCCAAAGAGGCGAAGGACAAGGACGCCAAGCAGCCCGAAGCTGCCCCGGCCCCTGTCACGCCGGAGCCGGCCAAGACCGAACAAGTCCTGACCGAAACCTGGAGCTACCAGTTGCCTGCCGATGAGTAATTCACAAGTCAAGCCAGAAACTCTGACCGAGTACCTGGCGCATCTCCCCATGACGGCTGAGCAGCGCGCCGAGCTGGCGGGCTGCAGCTCCTTCAGCGAGCTGCACGAACGCCTGTCGTCCGCCACCTTCGACGCACCCACCGATGCCGCCCAGGCGTCGGTGGGCCGCCGGCTGACCCTGAGCACCGCTGAAGAGCTGCAGGACGCCGAGATGCTGGCGCTCGACGCCAGCGGTCGCGTCTGCCTGAAGGCCACCCCGCCGATCCGTCGGACCAAAGTGGTGCCCGAGCCTTGGCGCACCAACATCCTGGTACGTGGCTGGCGCCGGATGACCGGGCGCACCAATCCGCCGAAGCCGCCGAAAGACGAACGGGTATTGCCCGCCGCGCGCTGGCGTACCGTGGGTTCGATCCGCCGCTATATCCTGTTGGTGCTGATGCTGGGCCAGACCATCGTGGCCGGCTGGTACATGAAAGGCATCATGCCGTACCAGGGCTGGTCGCTGGTCGACTTCGACGAGATCCGCAACCAGACCCTGCTGCAAACCGCTACCCAGGTACTGCCTTACGCACTGCAGACCAGCATCCTGATCATGTTCGGGATTCTGTTCTGCTGGGTGTCGGCCGGTTTCTGGACCGCGCTGATGGGCTTCCTCGAGCTGCTGACTGGTCACGATAAATACCGTATCTCCGGTAAGAGTGCTGGCAACGAGCCGATTCCGAAGGATGCGCGCACCGCGCTGGTGATGCCGATCTGTAACGAAGACGTGCCGCGAGTATTCGCCGGTTTGCGCGCCACGTTCGAATCGGTCGCCGCGACCGGTGACCTGGACCGTTTCGACTTCTTCGTGCTCAGCGACAGTAACGAAGCGGATATCTGCATTGCCGAACAACAAGCCTGGCTCGACGTGTGCCGCGAAGCCGGTGGTTTCGGCAAGATTTTCTATCGCCGCCGTCGCCGTCGCGTCAAGCGCAAGAGTGGCAACCTCGACGACTTCTGCCGTCGCTGGGGCGGTGACTATAAGTACATGGTGGTGCTCGACGCTGACAGCGTGATGAGCGGCGAATGCCTGACCAGCCTGGTACGCCTGATGGAAGCCACGCCGGATGCCGGGATTATCCAGACCGCGCCGCGTGCGTCGGGCATGGACACCCTGTATGCGCGCATGCAGCAGTTCGCCACCCGCGTCTACGGCCCGCTGTTCACCGCCGGCCTGCACTTCTGGCAGTTGGGTGAATCCCACTATTGGGGCCACAACGCGATCATCCGCATGAAGCCGTTTATCGAGCACTGCGCCCTGGCGCCGTTGCCGGGTAAAGGCGCGTTTGCCGGTGCGATCCTTTCCCACGACTTCGTTGAAGCAGCGCTGATGCGCCGTGCCGGCTGGGGCGTGTGGATTGCCTACGACCTGCCGGGCAGCTACGAAGAGCTGCCGCCCAACCTGCTCGACGAACTCAAGCGTGACCGTCGCTGGTGCCACGGTAACCTGATGAACTTCCGCCTGTTCCTGGTCAAGGGCATGCACCCGGTGCACCGTGCGGTGTTCCTGACCGGCGTGATGTCCTACCTGTCGGCGCCGTTGTGGTTCTTCTTCCTGGTGTTGTCCACGGCGTTGCTGGCGGTCAATACCCTGATGGAGCCGCAGTACTTCATGGCGCCGCGCCAGTTGTACCCGCTGTGGCCGCAATGGCATCCGGACAAGGCGGTGGCACTGTTCTCCACCACCATCGTGCTGCTGTTCCTGCCCAAGCTGCTCAGCATCATCCTGATCTGGGCCAAGGGCGCTAAAGAGTTCGGCGGCAAGTTCAAGGTGACCCTGTCGATGCTGCTGGAGATGCTGTTCTCCATGCTGCTGGCGCCGGTGCGCATGATCTTCCACACCCGCTTCGTACTGGCCGCGTTCCTCGGCTGGGCCGCGACCTGGAACTCGCCGCAGCGCGACGACGACTCCACACCCTGGAGCGAAGCGGTCAAGCGTCACGGTCCGCAGACCTTGCTGGGCTTTTTGTGGGCGTTGCTGGTGGTGTGGCTGAACCCGAGCTTTTTGTGGTGGCTGATCCCGATCGTCGGCTCGCTGATGCTGTCGATCCCGGTGTCGGTGATTTCCAGCCGAGTCAAGCTGGGCCTCAAGTCCCGTGACGAGAGCCTGTTCCTGATCCCTGAGGAATACAATCCGCCGCAGGCGCTGCTGTCGACCGAGAAGTACACTCACGAAAACCGTTGGCATGCGCTCAATGACGGGTTTGTGCGTTCGGTGGTCGACCCACAGCAGAACGCCCTGGCCTGTGCCCTGGCGACCTCGCGTCACCGCGAGGCGGAGCCGATCGAGTACTTGCGTGTGGAGCGTGTTCGCCACGCGTTGAAAGTCGGCCCGGCTGGCCTCAACAACAGCGAACGCCTGGCCCTGCTCAGCGATCCGGTGGCCCTGGCCCGCTTGCACGAACAGGTCTGGAGCGAAGGCCACGCCGAGTGGCTGGACGCGTGGCGTGCATCGATCAAGGCTGATCCGCACGCGCCATTGCTACCGCTGCAACCGCTGTCGTCCCAGGCTCAACCGGCCTGATTCAGACGCCCCCGAGGGTTCACCTCGGGGGCGTTTCAAGCGCTGGTCCTACAGCGTTTGGCGCCTCTTCCTTTCCTCGCTAACTCCTTGTTATTTCGAAACAAAAGACCTTCGTTCGAAGCGTATTGCCGTGCCTGTGGCTGGGGTAGCATCGCCCCCAAATTTGACGCGCCACGGGGGCACAGATGTTCAAAAGGTATTGTTCGGCACTGTTGATAAGTGTTGCCGCGTTGCTGCACACCGGCTTGCTCTCTGCCGGGGCGATTGACGACGCTGTGCGCCGTGGCGTGCTGAAAGTGGGCACCACGCCGACTTACGTACCGTTCGAAATGACGGACAAGCAGGGGCGCATCATAGGCTTTGAGATTGACTTGCTCCAGGCGATGAGCCGCGCGCTGGGGGTTGAACTCGAACTGGTCGCGGTGCCCTACACGCAGTTGCTGTCGGGGCTGATGGCGAATAAGTTCGACTTGATCGGCAGCGGCATGACGGTCACCCAGGAGCGCAACCTGCAGCTCAACTTCAGTGATTCCTTTATCGTGGTGGGCCAATCCGTCCTGCTGAATTCGCGCCTGGCCGGCAGGGTATCGAGTATCGAAGACCTGGACGAGGCGGGTTATCGAATCGCGGTCGCCGAAGGCACCACCGGCGAGGCCGCGGCGCAGCGCTTCCTGGG
This genomic stretch from Pseudomonas orientalis harbors:
- the hutG gene encoding N-formylglutamate deformylase; translation: MDKVLTFKQGRVPLLISMPHAGLLLTPAVEAGLIPEAQSLPDTDWHIPLLYDFAEELGASTLAAEYSRFVIDLNRPSDNKPLYAGATTGLYPETLFDGVPLFREGQTPSEAERATYLQKIWGPYHRTLQEELARLKAEFGYALLFDAHSIRSVIPHLFDGKLPDFNLGTFNGAACDPELAGQLEAICAQHPQYTHVLNGRFKGGHITRHYGNPAQDIHAVQLELCQSTYMEEVEPFRYRPDLAEPTQVVLKQLLKALLAWGQTHYR
- a CDS encoding glucan biosynthesis protein G, yielding MIVSPCNAPKLSAKRLRNALVTGSALFCLFGAGQLWAFSLDDVSAKAKELAGQKYEAPRSNLPNEFREMKFADYQKIRFRNEKAEWADQNTPFKLSFYHQGMHFDTPVKINEVTADSVQEIKYDPNRFDFGDVKFDPKATEQLGYAGFRVLFPINKADKQDEIMTMLGASYFRVVGKDQVYGLSARGLAIDTALPSGEEFPRFTEFWIERPKPGDKHLVIFALLDSPRATGAYRLILRPGTDTVVDVKSQMYLRDKVSKLGVAPLTSMFLFGANQPSKVLNYRRELHDSSGLSIHAGNGEWIWRPLNNPKHLSVSNFSVENPRGFGLLQRGRNFSHYEDLDDNYDKRPSAWIEPEGDWGKGTVDLVEIPTADETNDNIVAFWSPAELPEVGKPLDVSYRLHWTLDDAAFHSPDSAWVKQTLRSTGDVKQSNLIRQPDGTVAYLVDFEGPALKKLLPDAPVRSQVSVGDNAELVENSVRYNEHTKGWRLTLRMKIKDASKPTEMRAALVQEIAQAEPEQVSTHVLKADKVLAKQHEKQAKKDAKEAKDKDAKQPEAAPAPVTPEPAKTEQVLTETWSYQLPADE
- the pip gene encoding prolyl aminopeptidase, whose translation is MQTWYPQIKPYARHDLAVDDVHTLYVDESGSPEGLPVVFIHGGPGSGCDAQSRCYFDPNLYRIVTFDQRGCGRSTPRASLENNTTWDLVADLERIREHLGIDKWVLFGGSWGSTLSLAYAQTHPERVHGLIVRGIFLARPQDIRWFYQEGASRLFPDYWQDYLAPIPLEERHDMIAAYHKRLTGNDQIAQMHAAKAWSGWEGRMLGLCPSPQHVERFSEPQRALSIARIECHYFTNNSFLEPDQLIRDMHKIAHLPGVIIHGRYDMICPLDNAWDLHQAWPNSELQVIREAGHAASEPGITDALVRATGEMARRLLDLPPEEA
- a CDS encoding transporter substrate-binding domain-containing protein, translating into MFKRYCSALLISVAALLHTGLLSAGAIDDAVRRGVLKVGTTPTYVPFEMTDKQGRIIGFEIDLLQAMSRALGVELELVAVPYTQLLSGLMANKFDLIGSGMTVTQERNLQLNFSDSFIVVGQSVLLNSRLAGRVSSIEDLDEAGYRIAVAEGTTGEAAAQRFLGAARLQRFTAPEDGVRQVVEGKADAFIYDAPYNLIAMTRPENSALLTLEQPFTFEPLAFGLKKGDYDSVNWINHFLNQVAQDGTYDQLHDKWFRDTAWLAEIE
- the dtd gene encoding D-aminoacyl-tRNA deacylase, with protein sequence MKGLLQRVRGARVEVAGEIVGAIDQGLLVLVAVEPSDTPESADKLLHKLLNYRVFSDDEGKMNLSLKDIGGGLLLVSQFTLAADTKSGLRPSFSTAAPPALGAALFDHLLLQAQQLHGKVASGRFGADMQVHLVNDGPVTFLLQT